A stretch of Oncorhynchus mykiss isolate Arlee chromosome 26, USDA_OmykA_1.1, whole genome shotgun sequence DNA encodes these proteins:
- the LOC110506807 gene encoding E3 ubiquitin-protein ligase RNF128-like: protein MAKQTEMFVLLFVCLSGLVQSTTAMIFWTAYVGVHFYDSSTNQTETRFCECGVYGRSSPLESAAGMVVLPASDPQGCSLDPYPSNDNTTTQGFWIALVKRGNCTFSEKIRAAWARGAAAVVVYNLDGTGNSSDYMAHSDTSGTVAIMIGNLQGVEIANIVRSGVAVSMVIEVGKAHGPWMDTYWLYFLSIAFFIVTGASIVYFGFISAHRLHSLRVIHLTDRRLRNEAKKAIGQLEVRTLKRGDEETKPDSHTCAVCIESYHPGDVVTVLTCGHLFHKACIEPWLLDKRTCPMCKADILKALGVEGPGEEESSSSSVPPPDVPIVTVSGGSGRELLYEVPLNDKHLPTPTLTPQPPTEAWQPHHYDNIVFEGETHPQGNVATRG from the coding sequence ATGGCTAAACAGACAGAGATGTTTGTCCTGCTCTTCGTCTGTCTGTCCGGGCTGGTCCAGTCTACGACAGCAATGATATTCTGGACGGCGTACGTGGGGGTACATTTCTACGACAGCAGCACTAACCAGACAGAGACCAGGTTCTGTGAGTGTGGGGTGTACGGGCGTTCCTCCCCTCTGGAGAGCGCTGCCGGGATGGTGGTCCTCCCTGCCTCAGACCCCCAGGGCTGCAGCCTGGACCCCTACCCCTCCAACGACAACACCACCACCCAGGGGTTCTGGATCGCTCTGGTCAAGAGGGGAAACTGTACCTTCAGTGAGAAGATCAGGGCAGCGTGGGCCAGGGGGGCGGCGGCCGTAGTGGTCTATAACCTGGATGGAACCGGTAACAGCTCAGATTACATGGCTCACAGTGACACCTCTGGCACCGTGGCCATCATGATCGGTAACCTCCAGGGGGTTGAGATCGCCAACATAGTGCGGAGTGGTGTGGCCGTCTCCATGGTGATCGAGGTTGGCAAAGCCCATGGGCCCTGGATGGACACCTATTGGCTCTACTTCCTGTCTATCGCCTTCTTCATTGTGACGGGCGCCTCCATTGTCTACTTCGGATTCATCTCCGCCCACCGACTGCATAGTCTCAGGGTGATCCATCTCACCGATAGGCGGCTGAGGAATGAGGCCAAGAAAGCGATTGGTCAGCTGGAGGTGCGTACGTTGAAGCGCGGGGATGAGGAGACGAAGCCGGACAGCCACACCTGTGCCGTGTGTATCGAGTCATACCACCCAGGAGATGTAGTGACCGTCCTGACCTGTGGTCATCTGTTCCACAAGGCCTGTATCGAGCCCTGGCTGCTGGACAAGAGGACCTGCCCCATGTGTAAGGCTGACATCCTGAAGGCCTTAGGAGTGGAGGGGCCCGGGGAGGAGGAGAGCAGCAGTTCCTCTGTCCCACCACCAGATGTCCCTATCGTCACAGTGTCTGGAGGATCAGGTAGAGAGCTGCTGTATGAGGTCCCTCTCAATGACAAACACCTTCCGACCCCCACCCTGACTCCTCAACCCCCCACCGAGGCCTGGCAACCACATCACTATGACAATATAGTCTTCGAGGGAGAGACACACCCTCAGGGGAACGTGGCCACCAGAGGAtag